One Triticum dicoccoides isolate Atlit2015 ecotype Zavitan chromosome 5B, WEW_v2.0, whole genome shotgun sequence genomic window carries:
- the LOC119305304 gene encoding glutaredoxin-C15-like, which produces MERVTKLSSEKAVVIFTMSNCPMSHSVTSLFSSLGVGAAVHELDKDPRGRDMERDLARRLGRTPPVPAVFIGGKLVGSTDRIMSLHLSGKLVVMLKAAGAMWL; this is translated from the coding sequence ATGGAGAGGGTGACGAAGCTGTCGTCCGAGAAAGCGGTGGTGATCTTCACCATGAGCAACTGCCCGATGAGCCACTCGGTGACGAGCCTCTTCTCGAGCCTCGGTGTGGGCGCCGCGGTCCACGAGCTGGACAAGGACCCACGCGGCCGCGACATGGAGCGCGACCTCGCCAGACGCCTTGGGCGTACGCCGCCCGTCCCGGCAGTCTTCATCGGCGGCAAGCTCGTCGGCTCCACCGACAGGATCATGTCCTTGCATCTCAGCGGGAAGCTCGTGGTCATGCTCAAGGCCGCAGGAGCCATGTGGCTCTGA